One bacterium DNA segment encodes these proteins:
- a CDS encoding T9SS type A sorting domain-containing protein, translating into EGYGSAIQIDGNGPWAYDNLFVGNAGLAIGIYDNHPIYVENNWWGDASGPYHPTLNPGGRGDTLLQHNVTFVPWLAEPPDTTSTIDAERREWNPASWHIHAIYPNPFNSEFRISVAGLAGDDFAVTLHNLLGQQVALLHAGRVSSPEIHFTAPPDLATGLYFLHARSRGHSETKKVVFLR; encoded by the coding sequence TCGAGGGCTACGGATCGGCGATTCAGATTGACGGTAATGGTCCGTGGGCCTACGACAACCTGTTCGTGGGCAACGCCGGACTGGCGATCGGGATCTATGACAACCACCCTATTTACGTCGAGAACAACTGGTGGGGCGACGCCAGCGGGCCGTATCATCCGACCCTCAATCCGGGCGGACGTGGCGACACGCTGCTCCAGCACAACGTTACGTTCGTTCCGTGGCTGGCCGAGCCGCCCGACACCACCAGTACGATTGATGCGGAGCGTCGGGAGTGGAATCCGGCTTCGTGGCACATTCACGCGATCTATCCGAATCCGTTCAATTCGGAATTTCGGATTTCGGTGGCCGGGCTTGCGGGCGATGATTTCGCGGTGACGCTCCACAATCTGCTCGGACAGCAAGTGGCGTTGCTTCACGCGGGGCGGGTCTCTTCGCCGGAGATTCACTTCACCGCTCCGCCCGATTTGGCCACCGGCCTCTATTTTCTGCATGCCCGATCCCGCGGCCACTCCGAAACGAAGAAGGTCGTCTTCCTGAGATAG